In Candidatus Krumholzibacteriia bacterium, the sequence TTCGTTGCCCCCTCCGGCACGGGGAAGACGACCCTCGTGGAGGCCGTGATCCGGACCCTGCGGGGGCGCGGATGGCGCGTGGGAGCCCTGAAACACGACGCTCACGACTTCGACATCGACCATCCCGGCAAGGACTCGCATCGTTTCCGGGAGGCCGGAGCCGGCACGACCGCGATCGCGTCGGCCACACAGGTGGCCGTCATGCGAACGACCGCGTCGGCCTGGTCGCTCGACCGCGTCCTCGCCACCTGTTTCGGCGACGAGGACCTGGTGCTGGTCGAGGGCTACTCCACCGGGGACCTGCCGAAGATCGCGGTCCACCGGGCGGCGACCGGACAGCCCCTGCGTGTCGGGATCGACGACCCGGACCTGATCGCGGTGGTCACCGATGTCGAGCTCGAGACCGGCGTCCGCTGCTTCGCACTGGACCGGCCCGCCGAAGTGGCCGCGTTCCTCGAGACGACCCTGATCCGCCGGAGGCCGCTCACGCGCGTCCCACAGTAGAACATCCGTGACTTCCGAGCCCGGCTGCCTACCCCGCGCGCGACGCGGCACGGCGAAGGGCCGATACGGTCGCGGGGGAAACCCCTCGATCAGCTCCCGTTCCTGGAAGGAAGCCATGATCCACCCGACCCGCCGCGTGACTCCCGCGCCGAGCGGCGAACATCTCGAGGATCCCTTCGGCCGCCGGCTCGACTACCTGCGCCTGTCGGTCACCGATCGTTGCAATCTGCGTTGCCGCTACTGCATGCCGGCCACGGGCGTGGCCAAGGTCGGGCACGACGACGTGCTGCGGATCGAGGAGATGCTCGAACTCTGCTCGATCCTCGTCGACCTCGGTGTGCGCAAGATCCGACTGACCGGAGGGGAACCCCTGGTCCGGCGCGGAGTGCTCGACCTGCTGCGCGGCCTGGACGAGCTTCCGACCCCGCCGACGCTGGCCGTCACCACGAACGGTGTATTGATCGAGGACAAGCTCGATGCCCTGCTCGCCACAGGTGTCGACCGCGTGAACCTGAGTCTGGACTCGCTCCGTCCCGAGACCTTCGCGCGGATCACCCGGCGCGACGACTTCGACCGCGTCCGCCGCGGCCTCGACCTGCTGCTCGCCTCGCCGCTCAACCTCAAGATCAACGTGGTCGTCCTGCCGGGCACGAACGACCACGAGTTCGGTGACTTCGTCGATCTGGTCCGCGACCACGACGTGA encodes:
- the mobB gene encoding molybdopterin-guanine dinucleotide biosynthesis protein B, translated to MNARPQAVAFVAPSGTGKTTLVEAVIRTLRGRGWRVGALKHDAHDFDIDHPGKDSHRFREAGAGTTAIASATQVAVMRTTASAWSLDRVLATCFGDEDLVLVEGYSTGDLPKIAVHRAATGQPLRVGIDDPDLIAVVTDVELETGVRCFALDRPAEVAAFLETTLIRRRPLTRVPQ
- the moaA gene encoding GTP 3',8-cyclase MoaA, yielding MIHPTRRVTPAPSGEHLEDPFGRRLDYLRLSVTDRCNLRCRYCMPATGVAKVGHDDVLRIEEMLELCSILVDLGVRKIRLTGGEPLVRRGVLDLLRGLDELPTPPTLAVTTNGVLIEDKLDALLATGVDRVNLSLDSLRPETFARITRRDDFDRVRRGLDLLLASPLNLKINVVVLPGTNDHEFGDFVDLVRDHDVTVRFIEPMPFDGDGGREATSMDGDTIVDRLRTHVDLRPLGRGPRDVAETWESDALRGRLGVIRAHTRAFCADCNRLRLDARGRLRTCLYGTPSADLGAILRSGGHPDTVRGAIAEAITRRHADGYVAEATRCRTTTNESMSSIGG